In one Mauremys mutica isolate MM-2020 ecotype Southern chromosome 3, ASM2049712v1, whole genome shotgun sequence genomic region, the following are encoded:
- the LOC123367123 gene encoding uncharacterized protein LOC123367123 isoform X4, giving the protein MFDAGVGILQSWFCACWHSSWALRRKRTHRKKKQKPKAFGCCEEELEEAGASLETCCPVHPKKLRLAQRLRLVERNLQYVARHLIPPSVSTAATGQFSYSSRESTTSALWSPSSFSLRKAAMIQSEPLCHTGEIMPVGGWEGSAHPIQAQPLPRPPAHSRRDRREQTMGLDQTSIRGLDFNIRQKHLQSQLGAPTPYTESLAKMIPNVPALRPPDRDPRVKFNMSRVPFLSCEVLEELDSTKRLQHEQGLPLTPQKPHTALLPPAPQTPIPGEPLLGERDTKQQLILDTDRPKCGFPAKVPEPLRSNTSPQRAQAIQEPCVYPSGPLPQKAHRIMASPDAMLARPVPTVVVKLQEHIAQKCSEIQMEAFPKMVRESHRDAPLVRETAIAEKTLTATLHLYRSELRKPLTSVSGTKGTEEKLELHMERKVLLGEGSCLGPGAQAGEGRADHPRTQSHQVAPEAPGSEQLTRSTLDSLIAGQAAHNLQLKHLMEMLSNSRPLAGQVSVCQQCRKTYPGKMKGKKTQEETSAELHGLRDDMEPHGLDGTVNSKLFRDQLPISVCKKCSKLRRKRPAGSAGADLPGRSHGIPQRWTPGDSSASSNHKKMPVVWLLPAHRRKTQDGMGKTAPSKQPKMVSIATSTTGLSQAGEKTTGSPDGSPPKSPKASRARTSSPSRSKVTILKRMLMCLKKTCNKLQNKLKSQMSKDSDSRTPDAKFTKPPLGKARASKGVW; this is encoded by the exons CTGCCCTGTGCACCCGAAGAAGCTCCGCTTGGCTCAGCGCCTCAGGCTGGTTGAGAGGAATCTACAGTACGTGGCCAGACACCTGATACC GCCGAGTGTGTCGACAGCTGCCACGGGCCAGTTCTCCTACTCCTCTAGGGAATCCACCACCTCTGCCCTCTGGAGTCCCAGCTCCTTTTCCCTGAGAAAAGCCGCCATGATTCAATCAGAGCCCCTCTGCCACACGGGGGAGATCATGCCTGTCGGGGGCTGGGAAGGATCCGCTCATCCCAtccaagcccagcctctccccaggcctcctgcccacagcagacGGGACCGGCGAGAGCAGACCATGGGTCTGGACCAGACGTCAATCCGTGGCTTAGACTTCAACATCCGCCAGAAGCATCTGCAGAGTCAACTGGGGGCTCCTACCCCATACACAGAGTCACTGGCCAAGATGATCCCTAACGTCCCTGCTCTGCGCCCACCGGACAGAGACCCCAGGGTGAAGTTCAACATGAGCAGGGTCCCTTTCCTAAGCTGTGAAGTCCTGGAGGAACTGGACTCTACAAAGAGACTCCAGCATGAGCAGGgcttacccctcaccccccagaaaccccacacagctcttctgcctccagctccacaAACCCCCATCCCGGGGGAGCCATTGCTGGGTGAGCGGGACACCAAGCAGCAATTGATATTAGACACAGATCGGCCCAAGTGTGGATTTCCAGCAAAGGTCCCGGAGCCCCTCAGATCCAACACCAGCCCTCAGCGTGCACAGGCGATCCAGGAGCCATGTGTCTACCCCTCTGGACCTCTGCCTCAAAAAGCCCACAGGATCATGGCATCCCCTGATGCCATGCTGGCCAGGCCTGTGCCCACGGTGGTGGTCAAGCTGCAGGAACACATTGCTCAGAAATGCTCAGAGATCCAAATGGAGGCGTTCCCAAAGATGGTGAGAGAGTCGCACAGAGATGCTCCCCTCGTGAGAGAGACGGCAATAGCAGAGAAGACGCTCACAGCCACACTCCACCTCTATAGGAGCGAGTTGAGAAAGCCCCTTACCAGTGTGAGCGGCACcaaagggactgaagagaagctggagctgcacatggagaggaaggttctcttgggagaaggctcttgtctggggccaggggcacaggcaggtgagggcagggcagatcaTCCCAGGACCCAAAGCCACCAGGTTGCCCCAGAGgccccaggctctgagcagctaacaagatccacccttgactctctcattgctgggcaggctgcacaCAACCTGCAGCTGAAGCACCTGATGGAAATGTTGAGCAACTCCCGCCCCTTGGCGGGCCAGGTCTCAGTCTGCCAGCAGTGCCGTAAGACATATCCAGGAAAGATGAAGGGTAAGAAAACTCAGGAGGAGAcatctgctgagctgcatggtCTTCGAGACGACATGGAACCACATGGGCTCGATGGAACTGTGAATTCGAAGCTCTTCAGGGATCAGCTGCCAATTAGTGTCTGCAAGAAGTGCAGTAAGCTTCGACGGAAGagaccagctggctctgcaggtgctgaCTTGCCCGGAAGATCCCATGGAATCCCACAGCGATGGACTCCAGGAGACTCTTCAGCATCATCCAACCACAAAAAGATGCCAGTGGTGTGGCTCCTTCCAGCACACAGGAGAAAGACGCAGGATGGAATGGGGAAAACGGCTCCCAGTAAGCAACCAAAGATGGTGTCCATTGCTACAAGTACAACAGGGCTTTCGCAAGCTGGGGAGAAAACAACTGGGAGTCCTGACGGTTCTCCCCCAAAGTCACCAAAGGCCTCTAGAGCTAGGACATCATCCCCTTCAAGAAGCAAAGTTACAATTCTCAAACGGATGTTAATGTGCCTCAAGAAAACCTGCAATAAGCTTCAGAACAAACTGAAGTCCCAAATGTCCAAGGACTCTGATTCAAGAACACCTGATgctaaatttacaaagccaccccttgggaaggcaagggcctccaagggtgtctggtag
- the LOC123367123 gene encoding uncharacterized protein LOC123367123 isoform X3: protein MSSLLLYLLFVVFYAVLRLARSEALRRKRTHRKKKQKPKAFGCCEEELEEAGASLETCCPVHPKKLRLAQRLRLVERNLQYVARHLIPPSVSTAATGQFSYSSRESTTSALWSPSSFSLRKAAMIQSEPLCHTGEIMPVGGWEGSAHPIQAQPLPRPPAHSRRDRREQTMGLDQTSIRGLDFNIRQKHLQSQLGAPTPYTESLAKMIPNVPALRPPDRDPRVKFNMSRVPFLSCEVLEELDSTKRLQHEQGLPLTPQKPHTALLPPAPQTPIPGEPLLGERDTKQQLILDTDRPKCGFPAKVPEPLRSNTSPQRAQAIQEPCVYPSGPLPQKAHRIMASPDAMLARPVPTVVVKLQEHIAQKCSEIQMEAFPKMVRESHRDAPLVRETAIAEKTLTATLHLYRSELRKPLTSVSGTKGTEEKLELHMERKVLLGEGSCLGPGAQAGEGRADHPRTQSHQVAPEAPGSEQLTRSTLDSLIAGQAAHNLQLKHLMEMLSNSRPLAGQVSVCQQCRKTYPGKMKGKKTQEETSAELHGLRDDMEPHGLDGTVNSKLFRDQLPISVCKKCSKLRRKRPAGSAGADLPGRSHGIPQRWTPGDSSASSNHKKMPVVWLLPAHRRKTQDGMGKTAPSKQPKMVSIATSTTGLSQAGEKTTGSPDGSPPKSPKASRARTSSPSRSKVTILKRMLMCLKKTCNKLQNKLKSQMSKDSDSRTPDAKFTKPPLGKARASKGVW from the exons CTGCCCTGTGCACCCGAAGAAGCTCCGCTTGGCTCAGCGCCTCAGGCTGGTTGAGAGGAATCTACAGTACGTGGCCAGACACCTGATACC GCCGAGTGTGTCGACAGCTGCCACGGGCCAGTTCTCCTACTCCTCTAGGGAATCCACCACCTCTGCCCTCTGGAGTCCCAGCTCCTTTTCCCTGAGAAAAGCCGCCATGATTCAATCAGAGCCCCTCTGCCACACGGGGGAGATCATGCCTGTCGGGGGCTGGGAAGGATCCGCTCATCCCAtccaagcccagcctctccccaggcctcctgcccacagcagacGGGACCGGCGAGAGCAGACCATGGGTCTGGACCAGACGTCAATCCGTGGCTTAGACTTCAACATCCGCCAGAAGCATCTGCAGAGTCAACTGGGGGCTCCTACCCCATACACAGAGTCACTGGCCAAGATGATCCCTAACGTCCCTGCTCTGCGCCCACCGGACAGAGACCCCAGGGTGAAGTTCAACATGAGCAGGGTCCCTTTCCTAAGCTGTGAAGTCCTGGAGGAACTGGACTCTACAAAGAGACTCCAGCATGAGCAGGgcttacccctcaccccccagaaaccccacacagctcttctgcctccagctccacaAACCCCCATCCCGGGGGAGCCATTGCTGGGTGAGCGGGACACCAAGCAGCAATTGATATTAGACACAGATCGGCCCAAGTGTGGATTTCCAGCAAAGGTCCCGGAGCCCCTCAGATCCAACACCAGCCCTCAGCGTGCACAGGCGATCCAGGAGCCATGTGTCTACCCCTCTGGACCTCTGCCTCAAAAAGCCCACAGGATCATGGCATCCCCTGATGCCATGCTGGCCAGGCCTGTGCCCACGGTGGTGGTCAAGCTGCAGGAACACATTGCTCAGAAATGCTCAGAGATCCAAATGGAGGCGTTCCCAAAGATGGTGAGAGAGTCGCACAGAGATGCTCCCCTCGTGAGAGAGACGGCAATAGCAGAGAAGACGCTCACAGCCACACTCCACCTCTATAGGAGCGAGTTGAGAAAGCCCCTTACCAGTGTGAGCGGCACcaaagggactgaagagaagctggagctgcacatggagaggaaggttctcttgggagaaggctcttgtctggggccaggggcacaggcaggtgagggcagggcagatcaTCCCAGGACCCAAAGCCACCAGGTTGCCCCAGAGgccccaggctctgagcagctaacaagatccacccttgactctctcattgctgggcaggctgcacaCAACCTGCAGCTGAAGCACCTGATGGAAATGTTGAGCAACTCCCGCCCCTTGGCGGGCCAGGTCTCAGTCTGCCAGCAGTGCCGTAAGACATATCCAGGAAAGATGAAGGGTAAGAAAACTCAGGAGGAGAcatctgctgagctgcatggtCTTCGAGACGACATGGAACCACATGGGCTCGATGGAACTGTGAATTCGAAGCTCTTCAGGGATCAGCTGCCAATTAGTGTCTGCAAGAAGTGCAGTAAGCTTCGACGGAAGagaccagctggctctgcaggtgctgaCTTGCCCGGAAGATCCCATGGAATCCCACAGCGATGGACTCCAGGAGACTCTTCAGCATCATCCAACCACAAAAAGATGCCAGTGGTGTGGCTCCTTCCAGCACACAGGAGAAAGACGCAGGATGGAATGGGGAAAACGGCTCCCAGTAAGCAACCAAAGATGGTGTCCATTGCTACAAGTACAACAGGGCTTTCGCAAGCTGGGGAGAAAACAACTGGGAGTCCTGACGGTTCTCCCCCAAAGTCACCAAAGGCCTCTAGAGCTAGGACATCATCCCCTTCAAGAAGCAAAGTTACAATTCTCAAACGGATGTTAATGTGCCTCAAGAAAACCTGCAATAAGCTTCAGAACAAACTGAAGTCCCAAATGTCCAAGGACTCTGATTCAAGAACACCTGATgctaaatttacaaagccaccccttgggaaggcaagggcctccaagggtgtctggtag